A DNA window from Capnocytophaga sp. ARDL2 contains the following coding sequences:
- a CDS encoding putative porin: MKRIFTIAMFSSFIFSTNAQINRSMQNISHKKQNILRDSSQNTTTQNVDSVGLRRFSNAKKLDSIPPIDKYKIFDIKENHTIVDTTLTVKKYFEHNLFKKDLAGFIPFANDGRGGTFADYWLKNEGLFPTLGMATRQITFLKTDDIYYYNVPTPWTRLNFQSGIKQGQQLDAFITLNITEKLNVFTGYTGLRSLGAYINQLTSVGNFRIGGSYFSKNNTYKLFSHIVVQDQFLQENGGITEPILYQDRETNREQLDVRLRDASTTLDNTRLYLNHQYAFINKENNKVILSQKIEYNYWKNLYKQPTAFSYNLNESYFGEIFSGIYDKSKLKTLENQVDLSINNSTLGKLTAFVNTYTYNYFFNSQMIGKDNQVIPSRLNNTILSLGGSYLLKTKPLDIDITAQQSISKDNISSLSATTHVKPLEKVDVNASYQFMSKLPNFTSQMYQSNLVSYNWHNAFNNEKIHKLQFDIVSPWLELEAKYQLIHDKVYFSNDATTLDSYNQYNQLITTPKQHTKLINYFAIAATKKWQWKKYSMENLVKFQQVAQSQDIVNVPTIFTRNTFYYSDYFFKKALYLQAGINVRYFTKYHADGYNPVIGDYYVQNISKIGNYPIVDLFVNGKIQTAKLFVGIENLNSIIGKSNHYTAPTYPYKDITFRFGISWDFFN, encoded by the coding sequence ATGAAAAGAATCTTTACCATAGCAATGTTTAGCTCGTTTATTTTTTCTACAAATGCTCAGATAAATAGATCCATGCAAAACATTTCTCATAAAAAACAAAATATTCTTAGAGATTCTTCCCAAAACACAACCACTCAAAATGTAGATTCTGTAGGACTTAGACGTTTTTCTAATGCAAAAAAACTAGATTCTATTCCTCCTATTGACAAATACAAAATCTTTGATATAAAAGAAAATCACACCATTGTCGATACTACATTGACAGTAAAAAAATACTTTGAACACAATTTATTCAAAAAAGATTTAGCAGGTTTCATTCCTTTTGCCAACGATGGTAGAGGTGGTACATTTGCGGACTATTGGCTCAAAAACGAAGGCTTATTCCCTACTTTGGGTATGGCTACACGACAAATCACTTTTTTGAAAACCGATGATATCTATTACTACAATGTACCTACCCCTTGGACACGCCTCAACTTTCAATCGGGTATCAAACAAGGACAACAATTGGACGCTTTTATCACGCTAAATATTACTGAAAAACTCAATGTTTTTACAGGATACACTGGTTTGCGTTCGTTAGGTGCATATATCAATCAATTGACTTCTGTAGGAAATTTTAGAATAGGTGGTAGCTATTTTAGTAAAAACAACACTTACAAATTGTTTTCACATATTGTCGTTCAAGACCAATTTTTGCAAGAAAATGGAGGTATTACCGAACCTATTCTTTATCAAGACCGTGAGACCAATCGTGAACAACTCGATGTGAGACTTAGAGATGCCTCAACTACTCTTGACAACACGCGTTTGTACCTCAATCATCAATATGCATTTATAAATAAGGAAAACAATAAAGTTATTCTTTCGCAAAAAATTGAATACAATTATTGGAAAAATCTTTACAAGCAACCTACGGCTTTTTCCTATAACCTAAATGAATCATATTTTGGAGAAATTTTTTCAGGAATTTATGACAAATCAAAGTTAAAAACTCTTGAAAATCAAGTAGATTTATCGATAAACAATTCAACTTTAGGAAAATTGACCGCTTTTGTCAATACCTATACTTACAATTATTTTTTCAATAGTCAAATGATTGGTAAAGATAATCAGGTGATTCCTTCGAGGTTAAACAATACCATTTTGAGTTTAGGAGGAAGTTATTTACTCAAAACCAAACCTTTGGATATTGATATTACCGCTCAACAATCTATCAGCAAAGACAATATCAGTAGTTTGAGTGCTACAACTCACGTCAAACCATTGGAAAAGGTAGATGTAAATGCGTCGTATCAATTTATGTCAAAATTGCCCAATTTTACTTCACAAATGTATCAGAGTAATTTGGTTAGCTACAATTGGCATAACGCATTCAACAATGAAAAAATTCACAAATTGCAGTTTGATATTGTTTCTCCTTGGTTAGAATTAGAGGCAAAATATCAATTGATACACGACAAAGTATATTTTTCAAATGACGCAACTACTTTGGACTCGTACAATCAATATAATCAACTGATTACGACACCAAAACAACATACCAAACTCATCAATTATTTTGCAATTGCCGCTACAAAAAAATGGCAATGGAAAAAATATAGTATGGAAAATTTGGTAAAATTTCAACAAGTAGCACAATCACAAGATATTGTAAATGTACCGACTATTTTTACGAGAAATACTTTTTATTATTCAGATTATTTCTTTAAAAAAGCCTTGTACCTACAAGCAGGAATCAATGTTAGGTATTTTACAAAATATCACGCCGATGGATACAATCCTGTAATAGGAGATTATTATGTACAAAATATTTCAAAAATTGGCAATTATCCAATAGTAGATTTATTTGTCAATGGAAAAATACAAACAGCCAAATTGTTTGTTGGAATAGAAAACCTAAACAGTATCATAGGAAAATCAAATCATTATACAGCTCCAACATATCCATACAAAGATATAACCTTTCGCTTTGGTATCAGTTGGGATTTTTTCAATTAA
- the trxB gene encoding thioredoxin-disulfide reductase, which yields MSTTIETVKCLIIGSGPAGYTAAIYAARANMNPVLYQGMQPGGQLTTTNEVENFPGYPEGVTGPEMMMQLQAQAKRFGTDVRDGFATKVDLSGDIKKVWINDSIEIHAKTVIISTGATAKYLGLPSEQHYLQMGGGVSACAVCDGFFYRKQDVIIVGAGDSACEEAHYLSHLCNKVTMLVRSDKFRASKIMEERVRNTPNIEILMNTEIDEVLGDGQIVNGVRVVNSKTGEKQEIAVTGVFIAIGHKPNTDIFEGQLNMDETGYLITEGKTSKTNIPGVFACGDVQDKDYRQAITAAGSGCIAALDAERYLASLG from the coding sequence ATGTCAACAACAATAGAAACGGTAAAATGCCTTATTATAGGCTCTGGTCCTGCGGGATATACCGCTGCCATTTATGCAGCTCGTGCAAATATGAATCCAGTATTGTACCAAGGTATGCAACCTGGAGGACAATTGACTACAACTAACGAAGTAGAAAACTTTCCGGGCTATCCAGAAGGAGTAACAGGTCCTGAAATGATGATGCAATTACAAGCCCAAGCAAAAAGATTTGGAACAGACGTTCGTGATGGATTTGCAACAAAAGTAGATTTGTCAGGAGATATCAAAAAAGTGTGGATCAACGACTCTATCGAAATTCACGCAAAAACCGTAATCATCTCTACAGGTGCTACAGCAAAATACTTAGGATTGCCTTCAGAACAACATTATTTGCAAATGGGAGGTGGAGTTTCGGCTTGTGCTGTTTGTGACGGATTTTTCTACAGAAAGCAAGATGTAATCATCGTAGGAGCTGGAGACTCAGCTTGTGAAGAAGCTCACTACTTATCTCACCTGTGCAACAAAGTTACTATGTTGGTACGTTCAGACAAATTTAGAGCTTCGAAAATCATGGAAGAACGCGTACGCAACACTCCAAACATCGAAATCTTGATGAATACAGAAATCGACGAAGTATTAGGAGACGGACAAATCGTAAACGGTGTACGTGTGGTAAACTCTAAAACTGGCGAAAAACAAGAAATTGCTGTTACTGGAGTATTTATTGCCATCGGTCACAAACCAAATACAGATATTTTTGAAGGTCAATTAAACATGGACGAAACAGGTTATTTGATTACAGAAGGAAAAACATCTAAAACAAATATCCCTGGAGTTTTTGCATGTGGTGACGTACAAGACAAAGACTACAGACAGGCAATTACAGCAGCAGGTTCTGGATGCATTGCAGCCTTGGATGCCGAAAGATATTTAGCAAGTTTGGGATAA
- a CDS encoding T9SS type A sorting domain-containing protein, whose protein sequence is MDIYNMAGQKVKVLSQQERNVSDLEKGVYFLTIATDKGVIADKIIKE, encoded by the coding sequence ATAGATATTTACAACATGGCAGGACAGAAAGTAAAAGTTTTGTCGCAACAAGAACGCAATGTATCTGACCTTGAAAAAGGCGTGTATTTTTTGACAATCGCAACTGACAAAGGCGTAATTGCTGACAAAATCATCAAAGAATAA
- a CDS encoding 2-dehydro-3-deoxyphosphooctonate aldolase codes for MKQLITIGIFSLLFSCSTVKQSIQQPVRTKLKNQQTFELTEISKDPTYGFSPKNPIQVGGVDKHEGPLNERRFLNALAGPNGEQISYYRQGSCCPIKSDKNPMGTGSVMLDNYRVTWQGSKDTVSIYINMYDYGTLKAPVGFTIKE; via the coding sequence ATGAAACAACTGATTACAATTGGGATTTTCTCATTATTATTTTCATGTTCGACAGTTAAACAATCGATTCAACAACCTGTTAGAACCAAACTAAAAAACCAACAAACATTTGAACTAACAGAAATATCAAAAGACCCAACTTATGGATTTTCTCCCAAAAACCCAATTCAAGTTGGTGGAGTTGATAAGCATGAAGGTCCTTTGAATGAAAGGAGATTTCTAAATGCTTTAGCTGGTCCGAATGGTGAACAAATCTCATACTATAGACAGGGAAGTTGTTGTCCCATAAAAAGCGACAAAAACCCAATGGGAACAGGTTCCGTAATGTTAGACAATTATCGTGTAACCTGGCAAGGTTCTAAAGACACCGTTTCCATTTACATCAATATGTATGATTATGGAACATTGAAAGCCCCTGTAGGTTTTACAATCAAAGAATAA
- a CDS encoding AAA family ATPase, with translation MEHNPTFQSRIDLSELRNSLEQIKAEISKIIVGQESMIEHLLAALLANGHCLIEGVPGVAKTITAKLLSKTVAVDFSRIQFTPDLMPSDILGTSVFNMKTSEFEFKKGPIFSNFILIDEINRSPAKTQAALFEVMEERQITIDGIRYEMQAPFMVLATQNPIEQEGTYRLPEAQLDRFLFKINVGYPNLTQEIEIIKNQHQSKSNDKTAMVNPVLSKEQLAKYQELVKSLVVEEHLIEYIAKIIINTRENPFLYLGASPRASLALLSASKAFAAIRGRDFVTPEDIKEVAYAVLRHRVVVTPEREMEGLTADEIIRQILESIEIPR, from the coding sequence ATGGAACACAATCCAACCTTTCAATCGAGAATAGATTTATCAGAATTGAGAAATAGCCTTGAACAAATAAAGGCAGAAATAAGTAAAATCATCGTGGGACAAGAATCGATGATAGAACATCTATTGGCAGCACTACTCGCCAATGGTCATTGCCTCATCGAAGGTGTACCTGGTGTGGCAAAAACCATCACCGCTAAATTATTGTCAAAAACCGTAGCCGTAGATTTTAGTAGAATTCAATTTACGCCTGATTTGATGCCTTCGGACATTTTAGGCACCTCGGTTTTCAATATGAAAACTTCAGAATTTGAGTTCAAAAAAGGTCCTATTTTCTCCAATTTTATTTTGATAGACGAAATCAACCGTTCGCCAGCCAAAACCCAAGCGGCACTTTTTGAGGTAATGGAAGAGCGACAAATCACTATAGACGGCATACGCTACGAAATGCAAGCTCCTTTTATGGTATTGGCAACGCAAAACCCTATCGAACAAGAGGGAACTTACCGATTGCCAGAAGCTCAACTCGACCGATTTTTGTTTAAAATTAATGTGGGTTATCCCAATTTAACTCAAGAAATCGAAATCATTAAAAACCAACACCAAAGCAAATCCAACGATAAAACAGCAATGGTAAACCCTGTATTATCGAAAGAGCAATTGGCAAAATATCAAGAGTTGGTAAAAAGCCTTGTTGTAGAAGAACACCTAATTGAGTACATCGCCAAAATCATCATCAACACCCGCGAAAATCCATTTTTATATTTGGGAGCATCGCCAAGAGCGAGTTTGGCACTATTGTCGGCATCCAAAGCCTTTGCAGCCATCAGAGGACGCGATTTTGTAACCCCAGAAGACATCAAAGAAGTCGCTTATGCGGTTTTGCGTCACAGAGTGGTCGTTACCCCAGAACGCGAAATGGAAGGACTCACCGCCGACGAAATCATCAGACAAATTTTAGAAAGTATTGAAATACCGAGGTAA
- a CDS encoding DUF4129 domain-containing protein, whose amino-acid sequence MICRFLVILLLFSSCFSPSATEREAEETYAEITVEETAEFIEVDSLEKETYLDLEEYFFSEKSTENTIYPKKWKEDFQEKYSDKAFNYSENKPKESIMDRIVGHIARWLGPFQFKGVNQTGEFVLKILLFLIATAALYFVIIALLKRGGLGIFEKSNQETGIPINGLTENIHEIDFIKEIFNFEQKGNFRYAVRYQYLYALKKLTDRKLIDWNPEKTNKDYVREFNDPKLKKQFREISYIFDYVWYGKFEINKTNYQEFKKKFEDFVI is encoded by the coding sequence ATGATTTGTAGATTTTTAGTTATCCTGTTGTTGTTTTCCAGTTGTTTTTCTCCTTCCGCAACCGAAAGAGAAGCAGAGGAGACTTATGCCGAAATTACTGTTGAGGAGACAGCCGAATTTATCGAAGTTGACAGCCTTGAAAAGGAAACTTACCTTGATTTAGAAGAGTATTTTTTTAGCGAAAAATCAACCGAAAATACTATTTATCCTAAAAAATGGAAGGAAGATTTTCAAGAGAAATATTCTGATAAAGCGTTTAATTATTCGGAAAACAAGCCCAAAGAGTCGATAATGGATAGAATAGTTGGGCATATTGCAAGATGGCTTGGTCCTTTCCAATTCAAAGGAGTGAATCAAACAGGAGAATTTGTTTTAAAAATACTCTTATTTCTCATTGCAACAGCCGCTTTGTATTTTGTCATAATAGCTTTGTTGAAAAGAGGTGGATTGGGTATTTTTGAAAAATCAAATCAGGAAACAGGTATTCCCATCAATGGTTTGACGGAAAATATACACGAAATCGACTTTATCAAAGAAATTTTCAACTTTGAACAAAAAGGAAATTTTCGCTATGCCGTGAGATATCAGTATTTGTATGCACTAAAAAAACTCACCGACCGAAAACTCATAGATTGGAATCCAGAAAAAACCAACAAAGATTATGTAAGAGAATTTAACGACCCTAAACTAAAAAAACAATTCAGGGAAATTTCTTATATTTTTGATTATGTTTGGTACGGCAAATTTGAAATAAATAAAACTAATTATCAGGAGTTTAAAAAGAAATTTGAGGATTTTGTAATTTAA